In Aphelocoma coerulescens isolate FSJ_1873_10779 chromosome 23, UR_Acoe_1.0, whole genome shotgun sequence, a genomic segment contains:
- the GALE gene encoding UDP-glucose 4-epimerase encodes MAEKILVTGGAGYIGSHCVLELLQAGYVPVVIDNFHNAIRGSEELPESLRRVQDIVHQPVLFQELDITDEAALQELFRKHRFSAVMHFAGLKAVGESVQKPLEYYRVNLTGTIRLLETMKAHGVRNIVFSSSATVYGDPKYLPLDEKHPVGGCTNPYGKSKFFIEEMIRDLCKAERDWNAVLLRYFNPIGAHESGMIGEDPQGIPNNLMPYVAQVAVGRREFLSVFGNDYKTDDGTGVRDYIHVVDLAKGHIAALKKLKENCGCKVYNLGTGTGYSVLQMVRAMEKASGREIKYQITARREGDVASCYADPALAERELGWKAAFGLDKMCEDLWRWQLQNPTGFSKN; translated from the exons ATGGCAGAGAAGATCCTGGTGACGGGCGGCGCCGGCTACATCGGCAGCCACTgcgtgctggagctgctgcaggcggGGTACGTCCCCGTGGTCATCGACAACTTCCACAACGCCATCCGAG GATCAGAGGAGCTCCCCGAGAGCCTCCGGCGCGTGCAGGACATCGTGCACCAGCCCGTGCTCTTCCAGGAGCTCGATATCACGGACGAGGCCGCGCTGCAGGAGCTCTTcaggaag CACCGTTTCTCGGCCGTGATGCACTTTGCGGGGCTGAAGGCCGTGGGGGAGTCTGTGCAGAAGCCTCTGGAATATTACAGAGTGAACCTCACCGGGACCATCCGGCTGCTGGAG acCATGAAGGCCCACGGCGTGAGGAACATCGTGTTCAGCAGCTCCGCCACCGTCTACGGGGACCCCAAGTACCTCCCCCTGGACGAGAAGCACCCGGTCGGGGGCTGCACCAACCCCTACGGCAAATCCAAGTTCTTCATCGAGGAGATGATCCGGGATCTCTGCAAAGCAGAGAGG GACTGGAACGCCGTCCTCCTGCGCTACTTCAACCCCATCGGCGCCCACGAGTCGGGGATGATCGGAGAAGATCCTCAGGGGATCCCCAATAACCTCATGCCCTACGTGGCACAG GTGGCCGTGGGACGCCGGGAATTCCTGAGCGTCTTTGGGAACGACTACAAGACGGACGATGGAACGG GAGTCAGGGATTACATCCACGTCGTGGATCTGGCCAAGGGCCACATCGCTGCTCTGAAGAAGCTCAAGGAGAACTGTGGCTGCAAG GTCTACAACCTGGGCACAGGCACCGGCTACTCCGTGCTGCAGATGGTCCGGGCCATGGAGAAAGCCTCGGGGAGGGAG atCAAGTACCAGATCACGGCCCGGCGGGAGGGAGACGTGGCCTCCTGCTACGCTGACCCCGCGCTGGCCGAgcgggagctgggctggaaagctgcctttgGTCTGGACAAGATGT GTGAGGACCTGTGGCGGTGGCAGCTGCAGAACCCCACGGGCTTCAGCAAGAACTGA